Proteins found in one Falsirhodobacter algicola genomic segment:
- a CDS encoding Y-family DNA polymerase yields MARVISVFLPMWPVDRLRRQEDSPSDRPLVLAGRLGNRRVLTAVDTGAAGLGLVVGMPVSKAQALVQGLRIEAANPEADLASLERLAFWILQRIAPIVAVDPPDGIVIDSTGADHLHGGEDALLEALTGRLALSGVTARAAVADTWGAAHALARFGGDLAQMPPEALRLPPATVAGLRDMGFATIGDLMAAPRAPLTRRFGPELIRRIDQMFGDAAEPIDALRPPGLIETRRAFAEPIGAAETIARYIGKLVVALCAELDKRGLGVRRLDLICHRVDHELQTVRIGLAVPQRDPQRLTRLLCDRIPTIAPGFGIEIMTLTATITEPLAARQTSTLAPEAPDLSGLIDTLANRVGHRAIYRIAPVASDVPERSVRRIPALSEPTTEGWPDHWPRPTRLFARPEPIETMALLPDQPPVWIAWRGIRRRIARADGPERIFGEWWTREAERVAVRDYFRVEDDAGERLWIFRAGDGEDAATGSHRWFVHGVFG; encoded by the coding sequence ATGGCACGGGTCATCTCGGTCTTCCTGCCGATGTGGCCGGTGGACCGGCTGCGACGGCAGGAAGACTCGCCTTCGGATAGGCCGCTGGTGCTGGCGGGGCGCCTCGGCAACCGCCGGGTGCTGACGGCGGTAGATACCGGCGCGGCGGGCCTTGGCCTTGTCGTCGGCATGCCGGTCAGCAAGGCGCAGGCGCTGGTGCAGGGTCTGCGGATCGAAGCTGCGAACCCAGAGGCCGATCTGGCCAGTCTGGAGCGTCTGGCGTTCTGGATCCTGCAACGCATCGCGCCCATCGTCGCGGTCGATCCGCCGGACGGCATCGTGATCGACAGCACCGGCGCGGACCACCTGCATGGCGGCGAGGATGCTCTGCTGGAGGCGCTGACCGGCCGCCTTGCGCTGTCGGGCGTGACGGCGCGGGCGGCGGTTGCGGACACATGGGGCGCGGCCCATGCGCTGGCGCGCTTCGGCGGCGATCTGGCGCAGATGCCGCCCGAGGCGCTGCGCCTGCCCCCCGCCACCGTCGCGGGCCTGCGCGATATGGGCTTTGCCACCATCGGCGATCTGATGGCTGCGCCCCGTGCGCCGCTGACTCGCCGTTTCGGTCCCGAACTAATCCGCCGCATCGACCAGATGTTCGGCGATGCAGCCGAGCCCATCGATGCCCTGCGCCCCCCAGGCCTAATCGAGACCCGCCGCGCCTTTGCCGAACCCATCGGCGCGGCCGAGACCATCGCGCGGTACATTGGCAAGCTGGTTGTGGCCCTCTGCGCGGAACTGGACAAGCGCGGCCTAGGCGTCCGCCGTCTGGACCTGATCTGCCATCGTGTGGACCACGAATTGCAGACCGTCCGCATCGGCCTCGCCGTGCCGCAGCGTGACCCGCAGCGCCTGACGCGGCTGCTCTGCGACAGGATCCCCACCATCGCCCCCGGCTTCGGGATCGAGATCATGACCCTGACCGCCACCATCACCGAGCCCTTGGCTGCGCGGCAGACCAGCACCCTCGCGCCCGAGGCACCGGACCTGTCCGGCCTGATCGACACGCTGGCGAACCGCGTCGGCCATCGCGCCATCTACCGCATCGCCCCCGTCGCCAGCGATGTGCCCGAACGCTCCGTCCGCCGCATTCCCGCGCTGTCCGAACCCACCACCGAGGGCTGGCCCGATCACTGGCCACGCCCCACGCGCCTGTTCGCCCGCCCCGAACCCATCGAGACGATGGCGCTTCTGCCCGACCAGCCCCCCGTCTGGATCGCATGGCGCGGCATCCGCCGCCGGATCGCACGTGCCGATGGCCCCGAACGCATCTTCGGCGAATGGTGGACGCGCGAGGCCGAACGCGTTGCCGTCCGCGACTATTTTCGGGTGGAGGATGACGCGGGCGAGCGTCTCTGGATCTTCCGCGCGGGCGATGGCGAGGATGCCGCCACCGGCTCGCATCGCTGGTTCGTCCACGGGGTGTTCGGATGA
- a CDS encoding TRAP transporter large permease, whose translation MTAFFAENLAPIMFLSLIVILLIGYPVAFALAFVGFAFGFVGIEMGLLPVNLFQAIPDRIFGQMSNETLLAIPFFTFMGLILERSGMAEKLLDTVGQLFGPVRGGIAFAVVLVGALLAATTGVVAASVISMGLISLPIMLRHGYDRRIAAGTIAASGTLAQIIPPSLVLIILADQLGRSVGDMYKGALVPALMLVGAYLAYVVVVSIIWPQKVPALPPEARTLRGWKLVGRALTSLVPPLVLIFLVLGTIFFGIATPTEGGAMGAVGALILAAMNGKLTMELLRQSLYSTARLSAFVLFILLGARVFSLTFYGVNGHVWVEHLMTSVPGGVLGFLIVANLLVFFLAFFLDYFELAFIIIPLLAPVADALGIDLIWFGVMLAINMQTSFMHPPFGFSLYFLRSVAPTRPYRDAETGRTIQPITSGQIYMGAVPFLVIQLVMVILVLSFPQLVTHYKSGAVQVDPASIQLNVPLPGAANPFGTPAAPTFGGSAPAAPTFAPPAPPSFGAPSQ comes from the coding sequence ATGACTGCTTTCTTCGCGGAAAACCTCGCCCCGATCATGTTCCTGTCGCTGATCGTGATCCTGCTGATCGGCTATCCCGTCGCCTTTGCGCTGGCCTTCGTGGGCTTTGCCTTCGGTTTCGTCGGGATCGAGATGGGCCTCTTGCCCGTCAACCTGTTCCAAGCGATCCCCGACCGGATTTTCGGCCAGATGTCGAACGAGACGCTGCTGGCCATTCCCTTCTTCACCTTCATGGGGCTGATCCTCGAACGATCGGGCATGGCGGAAAAGCTGCTCGATACGGTGGGGCAGCTGTTCGGGCCGGTGCGCGGCGGGATCGCCTTCGCCGTCGTTCTGGTCGGGGCGCTTCTGGCGGCCACGACGGGCGTGGTGGCGGCCTCCGTCATCTCCATGGGGCTGATTTCGCTGCCCATCATGCTGCGCCACGGCTATGACCGGCGGATCGCGGCGGGCACGATCGCGGCCTCCGGGACGCTGGCGCAGATCATCCCGCCCAGCCTCGTGCTGATCATCCTTGCCGATCAGTTGGGCCGTTCGGTGGGCGACATGTACAAGGGCGCGCTCGTTCCGGCGCTGATGCTGGTCGGGGCCTATCTCGCCTATGTCGTCGTCGTGTCGATCATCTGGCCGCAGAAGGTGCCGGCCCTGCCGCCCGAGGCGCGGACGCTGCGCGGCTGGAAGCTGGTGGGCCGGGCGCTCACCTCGCTGGTGCCGCCGCTGGTTCTGATCTTCCTCGTGCTCGGGACCATCTTCTTCGGCATCGCCACCCCCACCGAAGGGGGCGCGATGGGCGCCGTCGGGGCGCTGATCCTTGCGGCGATGAACGGCAAGCTGACGATGGAACTGCTGCGCCAGTCGCTCTATTCCACGGCGCGGCTGTCGGCCTTCGTGCTGTTCATCCTTCTGGGTGCGCGGGTCTTCTCGCTGACCTTCTACGGGGTGAACGGCCATGTCTGGGTCGAGCATCTGATGACCTCGGTTCCGGGCGGGGTGCTCGGCTTCCTGATCGTGGCGAACCTCTTGGTCTTCTTCCTCGCCTTCTTCCTCGATTATTTCGAACTGGCCTTCATCATCATCCCGCTGCTGGCCCCGGTGGCCGATGCGCTGGGGATCGATCTGATCTGGTTCGGCGTGATGCTGGCGATCAACATGCAGACCTCGTTCATGCACCCGCCCTTCGGCTTCTCGCTCTACTTCCTGCGATCGGTCGCACCGACGCGGCCCTATCGCGACGCCGAAACGGGGCGGACGATCCAGCCGATCACATCTGGGCAGATCTATATGGGGGCGGTGCCGTTCCTCGTGATCCAGCTGGTCATGGTGATCCTCGTCCTGTCGTTCCCGCAATTGGTGACGCATTACAAATCCGGCGCGGTTCAGGTCGATCCGGCCTCGATCCAGCTGAACGTGCCGCTGCCGGGGGCCGCAAACCCCTTCGGCACGCCAGCCGCGCCCACCTTCGGAGGCAGCGCGCCCGCCGCGCCGACCTTCGCACCGCCCGCGCCGCCGTCCTTCGGCGCACCATCGCAATGA
- a CDS encoding TRAP transporter substrate-binding protein: MDRRKFLTRSSVAGVAAAGLASPAIAQSQPEVRWRLTSGFPNNLDTIYGGAVVMADALKAITGGKFQIQVFQAGELVPGPQAIDAVQNNTVEIAHTCGYYFTGKNPTFAIGSAVPFGLNSRLQNAWLYHGGGNEAYDDFLSAYNIIGKPGGNSGAQMGGWYRREINSVADLSGIKMRIAGVAGEVMSRLGVVPQQLPGGDIYPALERGTIDAAEWVGPYDDERLGFYQIAPYYYYPAFWEGGLTIHFFINQQQYAALPDEYKAALDTACKAANLNMQALYDVKNKNAIRSLVGKGAQLRPLPADVMQAAYKATFELYEEYSERYPEWAKIYPDWKKFRDEGLEWFRVAEYTYDSYVFGAQAAGQ; this comes from the coding sequence ATTGATCGTCGCAAGTTCCTGACACGCAGCAGCGTGGCCGGCGTCGCCGCCGCCGGCCTTGCCAGCCCCGCCATCGCCCAGTCCCAGCCCGAAGTGCGCTGGCGCCTGACCTCGGGCTTCCCGAACAACCTCGACACCATCTATGGCGGCGCGGTCGTCATGGCCGATGCGCTGAAGGCGATCACGGGGGGCAAGTTCCAGATTCAGGTCTTCCAAGCGGGGGAACTGGTGCCCGGCCCGCAAGCCATCGACGCGGTGCAGAACAACACCGTCGAGATCGCGCATACCTGCGGCTACTACTTCACGGGCAAGAACCCGACCTTCGCCATCGGTTCGGCCGTGCCCTTCGGCCTGAACTCGCGCCTGCAGAACGCATGGCTCTATCATGGTGGCGGCAACGAGGCTTACGACGACTTCCTGTCCGCCTATAACATCATCGGCAAACCGGGCGGCAACTCGGGCGCGCAGATGGGCGGTTGGTACCGGCGCGAGATCAACAGCGTGGCCGATCTGTCGGGCATCAAGATGCGGATCGCCGGTGTCGCGGGCGAGGTGATGTCCCGCCTCGGCGTGGTGCCGCAGCAGCTTCCGGGTGGCGACATCTATCCGGCGCTGGAACGTGGTACGATCGACGCCGCCGAATGGGTCGGCCCCTATGACGACGAACGGCTCGGCTTCTATCAGATCGCGCCGTATTACTACTATCCCGCGTTCTGGGAAGGCGGGCTGACGATCCACTTCTTCATCAACCAGCAGCAATATGCGGCACTGCCGGACGAATACAAAGCGGCGCTTGATACGGCATGCAAGGCGGCGAACCTGAACATGCAGGCGCTGTACGACGTGAAGAACAAGAACGCGATCCGCTCGCTCGTGGGCAAGGGGGCCCAGCTGCGCCCGCTTCCGGCCGATGTAATGCAAGCGGCCTACAAGGCGACGTTCGAGCTTTATGAGGAATATTCGGAGCGTTATCCCGAATGGGCCAAGATCTACCCGGATTGGAAGAAATTCCGGGATGAGGGCCTCGAATGGTTCCGCGTCGCCGAATACACCTATGACAGCTATGTCTTCGGCGCGCAGGCTGCGGGCCAATAA
- a CDS encoding TRAP transporter small permease subunit, with amino-acid sequence MKSLLALSRLIDLVNTFIGKAASWLILVAVLISAINAVMRKVFSVSSNAWLESQWYLFSAVFLLAAAYTLLRSEHVKVDLVYGMLPRRVQLWIEVLGTIFFLFPFCLITIWLAWPVVMAKIASGEVSNNTGGLIQWPVWSLIPIGFSLLALQGLSELIKRIAILRGTIADPVLEADAAAAKL; translated from the coding sequence ATGAAGAGCTTACTGGCGTTGTCACGCCTTATCGACCTGGTGAACACGTTCATCGGAAAGGCGGCGTCTTGGCTGATTCTTGTCGCGGTGTTGATCAGCGCGATCAATGCGGTGATGCGGAAGGTGTTTTCCGTCAGTTCCAACGCGTGGCTGGAATCGCAGTGGTATCTCTTCTCGGCGGTGTTCCTGCTGGCGGCGGCCTATACCCTTCTGCGCAGCGAGCATGTGAAGGTCGATCTGGTCTATGGGATGCTGCCGCGCCGCGTGCAGCTGTGGATCGAGGTGCTTGGCACGATCTTCTTCCTCTTCCCGTTCTGCCTCATCACCATCTGGCTCGCGTGGCCGGTCGTGATGGCCAAGATCGCCTCGGGGGAGGTGTCCAACAACACCGGCGGCCTGATCCAATGGCCGGTCTGGAGCCTGATCCCCATCGGATTTTCCCTCCTCGCGCTTCAGGGCCTGTCCGAACTGATCAAGCGTATCGCCATCCTGCGCGGCACCATCGCCGACCCGGTCCTCGAGGCCGATGCCGCCGCGGCCAAGCTCTAG
- a CDS encoding DUF421 domain-containing protein, with product MFFQDWQGIVRTIIVGALAYALLVLFLRVSGKRTLAKLNAFDLVVTVALGSTLSAVLLQESIALGEGAAAFVLLILLQYSVTFLSVRSARFARLVRSEPALLARDGRFCSGAMVAERITEDEAMSAARASGARDIRDVDFMILESDGTISVGVTERDRPLTDR from the coding sequence ATGTTCTTTCAGGACTGGCAGGGGATCGTCCGGACCATCATCGTCGGTGCGCTGGCTTATGCGCTGCTCGTGCTGTTTCTGCGGGTGTCGGGCAAGCGGACGTTGGCGAAGCTGAACGCGTTTGATCTGGTAGTAACGGTCGCGCTCGGCTCCACCTTGTCGGCGGTGCTGTTGCAGGAATCGATAGCCCTCGGCGAAGGCGCGGCCGCATTCGTTCTGCTGATCCTGCTGCAATACAGCGTCACGTTCCTCTCGGTCCGGTCGGCCCGCTTTGCCCGATTGGTCCGATCGGAGCCTGCGCTTTTGGCGCGTGACGGGCGATTCTGCAGCGGCGCCATGGTCGCCGAACGCATCACCGAGGACGAAGCGATGAGCGCTGCGCGGGCTTCGGGCGCGCGTGATATCCGTGACGTGGATTTCATGATTCTGGAAAGCGATGGCACCATCAGTGTGGGCGTGACGGAACGGGATCGTCCCCTCACCGATCGCTAA
- a CDS encoding ImuA family protein, which yields MSALPAHMVLATLRHRIAAIEGGHGPPLAVLPFGVPELDRRLTKGGLALGCLHEVAGGGNGAVDGAAAACFAAGIAARLPGQVLWCVTQADLFAPGLEQAGLPATRVIHVEAGDDTAVLACMEEGLRHGGLACVVADVARLSMTASRRLHLAAKGSGTTGIALRRWRRQAEASDFGQPTAAMTRWRVSALPSAPLPVQGVGRARWMVELLRARAGESFDIELEACDGTGHLGLPADVAGGPAATAGRLAFG from the coding sequence ATGTCTGCCTTGCCGGCTCATATGGTCCTTGCCACGCTGCGCCATCGGATCGCAGCGATCGAGGGCGGCCATGGCCCGCCATTGGCGGTGCTACCGTTCGGCGTGCCCGAACTGGACCGCCGCCTGACCAAGGGCGGGCTTGCGCTCGGTTGCCTGCACGAGGTGGCGGGCGGCGGCAATGGCGCGGTCGATGGGGCGGCGGCGGCCTGCTTTGCGGCGGGCATCGCGGCACGGCTGCCGGGGCAGGTGCTGTGGTGCGTGACGCAGGCCGATCTCTTTGCACCGGGGTTGGAGCAGGCGGGCCTGCCCGCGACCCGCGTGATCCATGTCGAGGCGGGAGACGACACCGCCGTTCTTGCCTGCATGGAGGAGGGGTTGCGGCATGGAGGTCTTGCCTGCGTCGTGGCCGATGTGGCTCGGCTGTCGATGACCGCCTCGCGCCGGTTGCATCTGGCGGCAAAGGGCTCGGGCACCACGGGGATCGCCCTGCGCCGCTGGCGCCGGCAGGCGGAGGCCAGCGACTTCGGCCAACCGACGGCGGCCATGACGCGCTGGCGGGTTTCGGCGCTGCCTTCTGCACCGCTGCCGGTGCAGGGGGTGGGCCGCGCGCGTTGGATGGTGGAATTGCTCCGCGCGCGGGCGGGCGAAAGTTTCGATATCGAATTGGAGGCATGCGATGGCACGGGTCATCTCGGTCTTCCTGCCGATGTGGCCGGTGGACCGGCTGCGACGGCAGGAAGACTCGCCTTCGGATAG
- a CDS encoding ABC transporter ATP-binding protein → MANLKLTDVAKSYGGTKVLRGIDLEIQQGELIVFVGPSGCGKSTLLRMIAGLEKITAGTLEIDGQVMNDVPPAQRGIAMVFQSYALYPHMTVRENMAFALEIAKVPKAEAKAKVEAAADTLQLTPYLDRLPKALSGGQRQRVAIGRAIVRDPKVYLFDEPLSNLDAALRVATRIEIAQLKERMPDATMIYVTHDQVEAMTLATRIVVLADKGISQVGTPLELYETPRNEFVAQFIGSPAMNLLPGKITATGERTEVALHGGGRAISAIPTEAGDMGREVKIGVRPEDFVPTETEFIYEGQVDYVEALGEVTLLYFVAEGKQPGVIAKLPGIAREVRRKTVRLTADPAKVHLFADGLSLFHC, encoded by the coding sequence ATGGCCAATCTTAAACTGACCGATGTGGCGAAATCCTATGGTGGCACCAAGGTGCTGCGGGGCATCGATCTGGAGATCCAGCAGGGGGAGTTGATCGTCTTCGTCGGCCCGTCGGGCTGCGGGAAATCCACGCTACTGCGCATGATCGCGGGGCTGGAGAAGATCACTGCTGGCACGCTTGAAATCGACGGGCAGGTGATGAACGACGTGCCGCCCGCCCAGAGGGGCATCGCCATGGTGTTCCAATCCTACGCGCTTTATCCGCATATGACGGTACGGGAGAACATGGCCTTCGCGCTTGAGATCGCGAAGGTGCCGAAGGCGGAGGCGAAAGCCAAGGTGGAGGCCGCGGCCGACACGCTTCAACTGACGCCCTATCTCGACCGTCTGCCGAAGGCGCTGTCGGGCGGGCAGCGGCAGCGCGTGGCCATCGGGCGGGCCATCGTCCGCGATCCGAAGGTGTATCTCTTCGACGAGCCTCTCTCGAACCTCGATGCGGCGCTGCGCGTGGCCACCCGGATCGAGATCGCCCAGTTGAAGGAGCGGATGCCGGACGCCACGATGATCTACGTCACCCACGATCAGGTGGAGGCGATGACGCTGGCGACCCGCATCGTGGTGCTGGCCGATAAGGGGATCAGTCAGGTCGGCACGCCGCTGGAGCTGTACGAGACGCCGCGCAACGAATTCGTGGCGCAATTCATCGGCTCTCCAGCGATGAACCTCTTGCCGGGCAAGATCACCGCCACGGGGGAGCGGACCGAGGTCGCCCTGCATGGCGGCGGCCGCGCCATCAGCGCCATCCCGACCGAGGCCGGCGATATGGGCCGCGAGGTGAAGATCGGCGTGCGCCCCGAGGATTTCGTGCCGACCGAGACGGAGTTCATCTATGAGGGGCAGGTCGACTATGTGGAGGCCCTTGGCGAGGTGACGCTGCTCTACTTCGTTGCCGAAGGGAAGCAGCCCGGCGTCATCGCCAAGCTGCCGGGCATCGCCCGCGAAGTGCGGCGCAAGACCGTACGCCTGACGGCGGATCCGGCCAAGGTGCACCTCTTCGCCGACGGGCTGTCGCTCTTTCACTGCTGA
- a CDS encoding error-prone DNA polymerase, with product MRYAELQVTTDFSFLRGASSAEHLFATAAMMGIEALGVVDRNSVAGIVRAWEAAKATGIRLVAGCRLDLICGMAVLVYPTDKAAWSRLCRLLTLGKGRAGKGKCQLHWTDLIEHADGLIVILIPDQPGDTCALHLRRMRETFGNRAYLALTLRRRPNDQLRLHNLANLATQANVPTVVTNDVLYHEPARRILQDVVTAIRHTTTVEALGHRRERHADRYLKPPEEMARLFARHPEALARTIEIMERCTFDLGDLRYQYPEERDDPSLSPQDTLIRLTWEGAATRYPEGIPPEVTRSLNHELTLIGRLDYAPYFLTVHSIVRYARSRNILCQGRGSAANSAVCYVLGITSIDPGRNDLLFERFISEERREPPDIDVDFEHERREEVIQWIYETYGRTHAALTAVVTRYRAKGALRDVGKAMGLPEDLIAALSSLIWAWSEEGITDAQLAELNLNPQDRRLRLTMELAQQLMGAPRHLSQHPGGFVLTHDRLDDLVPIEPAAMQDRQIIEWDKDDIDALKFMKVDILALGMLTCMAKGLALVAKHKDAHYDLASIPAEDPRTYAMIRKADTLGTFQIESRAQMAMLPRLRPRTFYDLVVQVAIVRPGPIQGDMVHPYLRRRAGLEPVEYPKPELEKVLGKTLGVPLFQEQAMRVAIECAGFTPGEADMLRKSMATFKFTGGVSAFRDKLIDGMVKRGYEAGFAERTFRQLEGFGSYGFPESHAASFALIAYASSWLKCWHPDAFCAALLNSQPMGFYAPAQIVRDARDHGVEVRPLCINASQWDCTLEGGAVRLGLRMVKGLAEAHAAAIARTAPFTSIEDLWRRARVPAAALTCIAQADGFHSFGLSRRQAVWAIKGLPDTDLPLFAAAESAEPAVPLRPMTAGREVVEDYSRTGLSLRQHPVAFLRGDLATRRILTCAEAMTLPNRRWAEIAGLVLVRQRPGSAKGTMFITLEDETGIANLVVWPKIFEANRRTILSAGMIAASGRIQREGEVVHFVVQQLTDLSSDLAGIGRSGTANPAATRTRDMYIPDLHLDAIRMKTRDFR from the coding sequence ATGAGATATGCCGAGCTTCAGGTCACCACCGACTTCTCCTTCCTGCGCGGGGCGTCCAGCGCCGAGCATCTGTTCGCCACCGCGGCGATGATGGGGATTGAGGCATTGGGCGTGGTGGACCGCAACTCGGTCGCGGGGATTGTCCGGGCGTGGGAAGCGGCCAAGGCAACCGGCATCCGGCTGGTCGCGGGCTGCCGTCTGGACCTGATCTGCGGCATGGCGGTGCTGGTCTATCCCACCGACAAAGCGGCGTGGTCGCGGCTCTGCCGTCTGCTGACCTTGGGCAAGGGCCGCGCGGGCAAAGGCAAATGCCAGTTGCACTGGACCGACCTGATCGAGCATGCCGACGGTCTGATCGTCATCCTCATCCCCGATCAGCCGGGCGACACCTGCGCCCTCCATCTGCGCCGGATGCGCGAGACGTTTGGAAATCGCGCCTACCTCGCCCTGACCCTGCGCCGCCGTCCGAACGACCAGTTGCGGCTGCATAACCTTGCGAACCTCGCCACGCAGGCAAATGTGCCGACGGTGGTGACGAACGACGTTCTTTACCACGAACCCGCCCGCCGCATCCTGCAAGACGTGGTCACCGCCATTCGGCACACCACCACCGTGGAGGCGCTCGGCCACCGCCGTGAGCGCCATGCCGACCGCTATCTGAAACCGCCCGAGGAAATGGCCCGCTTGTTCGCCCGCCACCCCGAGGCGTTGGCCCGCACCATCGAGATCATGGAACGCTGCACCTTCGACCTTGGCGACCTGCGCTATCAATACCCCGAGGAACGCGACGACCCGAGCCTTTCCCCGCAGGACACGCTGATCCGCCTGACATGGGAGGGCGCGGCCACCCGCTATCCCGAGGGCATCCCGCCCGAGGTCACCCGATCCCTGAACCACGAGCTGACCCTGATCGGGCGGCTGGACTATGCGCCCTACTTCCTGACCGTCCACAGCATCGTCCGCTATGCCCGCTCGCGGAACATCCTCTGCCAAGGGCGCGGCTCGGCGGCGAACTCGGCGGTCTGCTATGTCCTCGGCATCACCTCCATCGATCCGGGACGAAACGACCTGCTGTTCGAACGCTTCATCTCCGAGGAACGCCGCGAGCCGCCCGACATCGATGTCGACTTTGAGCACGAACGGCGGGAAGAGGTCATCCAGTGGATCTACGAGACCTATGGCCGCACCCACGCCGCGCTGACCGCCGTGGTCACCCGCTACCGCGCCAAGGGGGCGCTGCGCGATGTCGGCAAGGCGATGGGCCTGCCCGAGGATCTGATCGCCGCGCTATCCTCGCTGATCTGGGCATGGTCCGAAGAGGGCATTACCGACGCGCAATTGGCCGAGTTGAACCTGAACCCGCAGGACCGTCGGCTGCGCCTGACCATGGAGCTGGCCCAGCAACTGATGGGCGCGCCGCGCCACCTGTCCCAACATCCGGGCGGGTTCGTGCTGACCCATGACCGGCTGGACGATCTGGTGCCCATCGAACCCGCTGCGATGCAGGACCGGCAGATCATCGAATGGGACAAGGACGACATCGACGCGCTGAAGTTCATGAAGGTCGACATCCTCGCCCTTGGAATGCTGACCTGCATGGCCAAGGGGCTGGCACTGGTGGCAAAGCACAAGGATGCCCACTATGACCTTGCCAGCATCCCGGCCGAAGATCCGCGCACCTATGCGATGATCCGCAAGGCCGACACGCTCGGCACCTTCCAGATCGAGAGCCGCGCGCAGATGGCGATGCTGCCGCGCCTGCGCCCCCGCACCTTTTACGATCTGGTGGTGCAGGTCGCCATCGTCCGCCCCGGCCCGATACAGGGCGACATGGTCCACCCCTATCTGCGCCGCCGCGCAGGGCTGGAGCCGGTGGAATACCCCAAGCCCGAGCTGGAGAAGGTGCTGGGCAAGACGCTCGGCGTGCCGCTGTTCCAAGAACAGGCGATGCGGGTGGCCATCGAATGCGCGGGCTTCACGCCCGGCGAGGCCGACATGCTGCGGAAGAGCATGGCGACCTTCAAGTTTACCGGCGGTGTCAGCGCGTTCCGTGACAAGCTGATCGACGGAATGGTCAAGCGCGGCTACGAAGCCGGCTTCGCCGAGCGGACGTTCAGGCAGCTTGAGGGGTTCGGCAGCTACGGTTTCCCCGAAAGCCACGCAGCGAGCTTTGCGCTGATCGCCTATGCCTCATCCTGGCTGAAGTGCTGGCACCCCGACGCCTTCTGCGCGGCGCTGCTGAACAGCCAGCCCATGGGCTTCTACGCCCCCGCCCAGATCGTGCGCGATGCCCGCGATCACGGGGTGGAGGTCCGGCCCCTCTGCATCAATGCATCCCAATGGGACTGCACGCTGGAAGGGGGCGCCGTCCGGCTTGGCCTGCGCATGGTGAAGGGGCTGGCCGAGGCGCATGCCGCTGCGATTGCCCGCACCGCGCCCTTCACCTCGATCGAGGATCTCTGGCGCCGTGCCCGCGTTCCGGCTGCCGCTTTGACCTGCATTGCCCAAGCGGATGGCTTCCACAGCTTCGGCCTGAGCCGTCGTCAAGCCGTCTGGGCGATCAAGGGCTTGCCCGACACCGACCTGCCGCTCTTCGCTGCCGCCGAGAGCGCAGAGCCTGCTGTCCCCTTGCGCCCGATGACCGCGGGGCGCGAGGTGGTCGAGGATTACAGCCGCACCGGCCTGTCCCTGCGCCAGCATCCGGTCGCCTTCCTGCGCGGCGATCTTGCGACGCGCCGTATCCTGACCTGCGCCGAGGCAATGACCCTGCCGAACCGCCGCTGGGCCGAAATCGCGGGGCTGGTGCTGGTCCGCCAACGCCCCGGATCGGCCAAGGGCACCATGTTCATCACCCTCGAGGACGAGACCGGCATCGCCAACCTCGTCGTCTGGCCGAAGATCTTCGAGGCCAACCGCCGCACCATCCTCTCCGCCGGCATGATCGCCGCCAGCGGCCGCATCCAACGCGAGGGGGAGGTCGTCCACTTCGTCGTTCAGCAATTGACCGATCTTTCCAGCGATCTTGCCGGAATCGGGCGGAGCGGGACTGCGAACCCGGCCGCCACACGCACCCGCGATATGTACATCCCCGATCTGCATCTGGATGCCATACGGATGAAAACACGGGATTTTCGGTAA